In one Deltaproteobacteria bacterium genomic region, the following are encoded:
- a CDS encoding tetratricopeptide repeat protein, with the protein MEKVSWDTPTMAELYLEQGHKERAVQIYQAVIDEFPNHEQAKSRLRELVGGLAGEQAMVFEEQARQFVNKVPGAIACSVMGFDGIAIATHTIGGLNVDVEALFTEVATAAAGLMKLGQEHPGLGQMQEWTLSHDKLTTLLKAVDEDYFMAAIVESDAIIGRARFELRIQAPEIARALSGA; encoded by the coding sequence ATGGAAAAGGTCAGCTGGGATACGCCAACGATGGCAGAGCTCTACTTAGAGCAAGGGCATAAAGAACGCGCAGTTCAAATTTACCAAGCCGTAATCGATGAGTTTCCGAATCATGAGCAGGCCAAGAGCCGGCTTCGGGAGCTCGTGGGCGGATTGGCAGGAGAACAAGCCATGGTCTTCGAAGAACAAGCCCGGCAATTCGTCAACAAAGTTCCTGGAGCTATTGCTTGCTCCGTGATGGGTTTTGATGGAATCGCCATCGCCACGCATACTATTGGAGGCCTCAATGTTGACGTCGAGGCACTTTTTACCGAAGTCGCAACCGCCGCTGCTGGTCTTATGAAGCTTGGACAAGAACACCCCGGCCTTGGCCAAATGCAGGAATGGACCCTAAGCCACGACAAGCTTACGACACTTCTTAAAGCAGTCGACGAAGATTACTTCATGGCGGCCATCGTAGAAAGCGATGCCATCATCGGCCGCGCCCGGTTTGAGCTGCGTATTCAGGCACCTGAAATCGCCAGAGCGTTAAGCGGAGCCTGA
- the aroQ gene encoding type II 3-dehydroquinate dehydratase produces the protein MKIALIHGPNLNLLGIREPEVYGTDTLESINQGLAKRAEARSATLSCFQSNHEGAIIDHIHGLMGRCDAIIINPGGLTHTSVSLRDALAGVAIPFVEVHLSNVHAREKFRHYSYLSGIAQGVICGFGVQSYELALEAVLRLPS, from the coding sequence ATGAAAATCGCACTCATCCATGGGCCAAACTTAAACCTTCTGGGAATACGAGAGCCCGAGGTCTACGGAACCGATACTCTAGAAAGCATCAACCAAGGCTTAGCGAAGCGAGCCGAGGCACGCTCAGCCACCCTGAGCTGCTTTCAAAGTAACCATGAAGGCGCCATCATCGACCATATCCATGGACTGATGGGTCGGTGTGATGCGATCATCATCAACCCTGGCGGACTAACCCACACCTCTGTGAGCCTTCGGGATGCTTTAGCCGGCGTTGCCATCCCTTTTGTGGAGGTTCACCTTAGCAATGTGCATGCACGTGAAAAGTTTCGTCATTACTCATACTTAAGCGGGATTGCCCAAGGCGTTATTTGCGGATTTGGCGTTCAATCTTACGAGTTGGCACTTGAGGCGGTATTGCGTTTACCAAGCTAG
- the efp gene encoding elongation factor P, with product MFDTSDFRNGLKIEYQGEPYVVVDFQHVKPGKGNQFTRTKIKNLISGRVLDPTFKSGEKIGKPDIEEKEMQYLYRDGEHYACMDNTTYEQVIVDKDAVGDMAKWVIENATVSVLFWNGRAITLEVEKQVVFKITECEPGVKGDTAQGATKPATLETGAIVNVPLFVNEGESIKVDTRTGQYLERSN from the coding sequence ATGTTTGATACTTCAGATTTTCGTAATGGCCTAAAGATTGAGTACCAGGGAGAGCCCTATGTCGTTGTTGATTTTCAACACGTAAAACCAGGCAAGGGTAACCAGTTCACACGTACCAAGATCAAAAACCTGATCAGTGGTCGTGTACTCGATCCGACCTTCAAGTCCGGTGAAAAAATCGGAAAGCCCGACATTGAAGAAAAAGAAATGCAGTACCTCTACCGCGACGGTGAGCACTACGCATGCATGGACAATACCACTTACGAACAAGTGATTGTTGATAAAGATGCCGTAGGCGATATGGCCAAGTGGGTGATTGAAAATGCCACAGTTTCTGTTCTCTTCTGGAATGGCCGCGCCATTACATTGGAAGTAGAAAAGCAGGTTGTCTTTAAAATCACGGAATGTGAACCTGGTGTTAAAGGCGACACAGCTCAAGGTGCCACCAAGCCAGCAACGCTGGAAACCGGTGCCATCGTGAACGTTCCCCTCTTCGTCAACGAAGGTGAATCCATCAAAGTGGATACACGTACCGGTCAATACCTCGAACGATCCAACTAA
- a CDS encoding tetratricopeptide repeat protein, whose product MALPKEKIRANALKHLEKGRLDKAVKEFERLVNLDPNDMRTMLKLGDLHERMGNIDDAVEIYESVATFYDAQGFLLKACAIHKQIMKMAPQHVQTALTLADTYQQLGLSRDASREYRRVCQILLRDEKHQKRAEVLEKIVKIDPLDVGNQIQFANALSHIGYEPRAIKVLREACEFHQKQDNLSGFIELMERLIGFTGGDLETRIQLAQACIKNNEIEKALANLETCREIESNNRHVLAMLAKSFILMHEPTRALEVLWDLFKHLKAVGDMASEKNILEQILNLDPSNPEAQEELAKRSHTGVNPAMIDPQKPQMSALEKIIQECDVYARYKRLDKALEHLDDALILSPNNRDVLSRKRDWLFQAGKTSDALNTLWTMASTAHQTGQREEALTDLQELLHHAPEHIDGNALLENYGPLAHYEPTLESPAISLPPDFSQPFGHELGYSPSPQAASIDLDDLDEGTPQPPPPPSTHDGFQTLDEINISEPSEWLLQSVEEDDEASAAFDASESDYEIDLDFDIDGEEDEPTELGFGLVLAPPPPVTQPAITPPVLAPTPTGTASMPPPPVVAAAGLNHTIATPPPFVATDDLDHTMTAPPPVTTVDHGDYPPLQSEMDEIRFFLQHDLPDEALDVLRTLLGKYPNHPGLLHLASSHPLLEQLSTKTGEAAEAQGDKPEIDETEMMLEELLSPTGVAALDPLQTSELPPLLQASEFKSLRQHLPSELADTDYDTHYNLGIAYKEMGMLDDATRELTLAAESPAYRISALTMLGQCKMQGDKAAEALATYFKALHSENIHGDEQISLHYEIATAYLKMGVKTEAQSYFEKVSGTAPGYRDVDAQLKALKKADPGSDSGGSSSNGSTIFL is encoded by the coding sequence ATGGCCCTCCCCAAAGAAAAGATTCGCGCCAACGCGCTCAAACACCTTGAAAAAGGCCGCCTAGACAAAGCGGTCAAGGAATTTGAGCGTCTGGTCAATCTTGATCCCAACGATATGCGAACCATGCTCAAGCTCGGCGATTTACACGAGCGAATGGGTAATATCGACGACGCAGTCGAGATATATGAGTCCGTCGCCACGTTTTACGATGCACAGGGCTTTTTACTCAAAGCCTGTGCCATTCATAAGCAGATTATGAAGATGGCTCCCCAGCATGTCCAAACCGCCCTCACCCTCGCCGACACTTACCAACAGCTGGGTCTAAGCCGAGATGCATCCCGAGAGTATAGGCGGGTATGCCAGATTCTTCTGCGTGATGAAAAGCATCAAAAAAGAGCTGAAGTCCTCGAAAAGATTGTGAAAATTGACCCTCTGGATGTGGGCAATCAGATTCAGTTCGCCAATGCTTTAAGCCACATTGGCTATGAACCGCGGGCTATCAAAGTCTTGCGCGAAGCATGTGAATTTCATCAAAAACAGGACAACTTAAGTGGATTCATCGAGCTTATGGAGCGCCTTATCGGCTTCACCGGCGGCGATCTTGAAACCCGAATTCAGCTTGCTCAAGCCTGTATAAAGAACAATGAGATAGAAAAAGCGTTGGCAAATCTTGAGACTTGCCGAGAGATCGAATCAAATAACCGTCATGTCTTGGCAATGCTCGCCAAGAGCTTCATTTTAATGCATGAACCAACACGAGCACTCGAAGTCTTGTGGGATTTGTTTAAGCATTTGAAAGCTGTAGGGGACATGGCCTCAGAAAAAAATATTCTCGAGCAGATTCTTAATCTGGATCCGAGTAACCCCGAAGCTCAAGAAGAGCTGGCCAAGCGAAGTCATACCGGTGTGAACCCCGCGATGATCGATCCGCAAAAACCACAAATGTCTGCGCTCGAAAAAATCATTCAAGAGTGCGATGTTTACGCTCGCTATAAAAGGCTCGATAAAGCACTGGAACATCTCGATGATGCTCTGATTCTATCGCCCAACAACCGCGACGTATTAAGCCGTAAACGCGACTGGCTTTTTCAAGCCGGTAAAACCAGCGACGCACTCAACACGCTGTGGACCATGGCAAGCACTGCCCATCAAACCGGGCAACGAGAAGAAGCACTCACCGATCTTCAAGAGCTTCTTCATCATGCTCCCGAGCACATCGATGGCAATGCGCTCCTTGAAAACTACGGCCCACTTGCTCATTACGAACCTACCCTCGAGAGCCCGGCGATATCTTTACCACCCGATTTTTCGCAGCCCTTTGGACACGAACTGGGTTACAGCCCTTCTCCGCAGGCTGCGAGTATCGATCTCGACGACCTTGATGAAGGTACCCCTCAGCCTCCACCGCCGCCCTCAACCCATGACGGTTTTCAAACACTGGATGAAATCAACATTTCCGAACCTTCGGAATGGTTGCTGCAAAGTGTTGAAGAGGATGATGAGGCCTCAGCCGCATTCGATGCTTCCGAAAGTGATTACGAGATTGACCTTGATTTTGATATCGATGGCGAAGAAGACGAACCCACAGAGTTAGGCTTTGGGCTGGTTCTGGCACCGCCGCCGCCCGTCACACAGCCGGCCATTACACCGCCGGTGCTCGCCCCTACGCCTACGGGAACAGCTTCGATGCCACCTCCGCCGGTTGTCGCAGCCGCTGGCTTAAATCACACCATCGCCACGCCGCCGCCGTTTGTCGCAACCGACGACTTAGATCACACCATGACGGCACCGCCCCCGGTTACCACTGTTGACCACGGTGATTACCCTCCACTCCAATCAGAGATGGACGAAATTCGCTTCTTTTTGCAGCACGATTTACCTGATGAAGCTCTGGATGTACTTCGAACACTCCTTGGGAAATACCCCAACCATCCCGGACTGCTACATCTCGCAAGCTCTCACCCCTTGCTCGAGCAACTCAGCACCAAAACCGGTGAGGCCGCAGAAGCACAAGGCGACAAGCCTGAAATCGATGAAACCGAAATGATGCTGGAAGAGCTCCTAAGCCCAACCGGTGTGGCTGCACTTGATCCCCTGCAAACCTCAGAATTGCCACCGCTTCTGCAAGCATCTGAATTCAAGAGCTTACGCCAGCACCTACCAAGTGAATTGGCCGATACCGACTACGATACTCACTACAATCTCGGAATCGCTTATAAAGAAATGGGAATGCTCGATGATGCCACCCGAGAGCTTACTTTGGCGGCCGAGTCACCGGCTTACAGGATTTCAGCTCTTACCATGCTTGGTCAGTGCAAGATGCAGGGCGACAAAGCTGCTGAAGCTCTAGCTACCTATTTTAAGGCCCTTCACAGTGAGAACATTCACGGTGATGAGCAAATCTCATTGCACTACGAAATTGCCACGGCATATTTAAAAATGGGCGTTAAGACAGAAGCTCAAAGTTACTTTGAAAAGGTTAGTGGAACGGCTCCAGGTTACCGCGATGTTGATGCTCAGCTCAAAGCGCTCAAGAAGGCTGACCCCGGTTCAGACTCTGGTGGCTCATCCAGTAACGGCAGCACCATCTTTCTTTAA